The proteins below are encoded in one region of Halocatena salina:
- the mch gene encoding methenyltetrahydromethanopterin cyclohydrolase has product MESLNRMATELVDEALEFTDELAIDAYELESGTTVLDFGVEAIGGTEAGLLLTEIQTAGLATVSSSISEIGGTPRPVVDLSTDHPAFSLLCSQKAGWELSIGDESASDADETVYEGLGSGPARALVATEEEFRQLAYADAFDFAVLAIESDSLPTPAVAAHVATMCDTEAGQVFLPTASTASIAGSVTMAARAGELATFRAFELGYDPLDILSVSSRAPVAPVAESEERSIARTNDALVYGGQVHLTVESDAGSELFSKLVSSAPEEYGTPLETVFDEVDWAFEELPASVFAPAQVTVDVVGGPTRSFGSVNEEILVESFGL; this is encoded by the coding sequence ATGGAGAGTCTCAATCGGATGGCGACCGAGCTCGTGGACGAGGCCCTCGAATTCACCGACGAGTTGGCGATCGACGCCTACGAACTCGAATCGGGGACGACCGTGCTCGATTTCGGTGTCGAGGCGATCGGCGGGACCGAAGCTGGATTGTTGCTCACAGAGATCCAAACCGCCGGATTGGCAACCGTGAGTTCGTCAATCAGCGAGATTGGCGGAACGCCCAGACCGGTAGTCGATCTCTCGACGGACCACCCTGCGTTCTCGTTGCTCTGCTCGCAGAAGGCGGGATGGGAGCTGTCGATCGGTGATGAATCGGCGTCTGACGCTGATGAGACAGTGTATGAAGGACTCGGGAGTGGTCCTGCCCGTGCACTCGTCGCCACAGAAGAGGAGTTTCGCCAGTTGGCGTACGCCGACGCGTTCGATTTCGCGGTGTTGGCGATCGAATCCGATTCGCTGCCGACGCCGGCTGTCGCGGCCCACGTAGCGACTATGTGCGACACGGAGGCGGGACAGGTGTTTCTTCCCACCGCTTCGACCGCGAGCATCGCGGGGAGTGTAACGATGGCCGCGCGGGCGGGAGAGCTTGCGACGTTCCGGGCGTTCGAACTGGGGTACGACCCGCTCGACATCCTATCGGTGTCGTCACGGGCACCCGTTGCGCCCGTCGCAGAGAGCGAAGAGCGATCGATCGCCCGGACGAACGACGCGCTCGTTTACGGCGGTCAGGTGCATCTTACCGTCGAATCTGACGCCGGATCGGAGCTGTTCTCGAAACTGGTTTCAAGCGCACCCGAAGAATACGGCACTCCCCTCGAAACCGTGTTTGATGAGGTCGACTGGGCGTTCGAAGAGCTTCCAGCGTCGGTGTTCGCACCGGCACAGGTGACCGTCGACGTCGTCGGGGGACCGACCCGGTCGTTCGGCAGCGTGAACGAGGAGATTCTGGTGGAGTCGTTCGGACTGTGA
- a CDS encoding MTH1187 family thiamine-binding protein — translation MSVIALLSVAPVQEGSMSEEIANAVEVLEGFDVSYETNPMGTVIEAEDVSELFEAVEAAHTAVDGDRVSTVLKIDDKRTVDQSASEKVESVERHLGREASSER, via the coding sequence ATGTCCGTGATCGCGCTATTGAGTGTCGCTCCGGTACAGGAAGGGAGTATGAGCGAGGAGATAGCCAACGCCGTGGAGGTTCTAGAAGGGTTCGACGTGTCGTACGAGACGAACCCGATGGGGACTGTGATCGAGGCGGAGGATGTGAGCGAACTGTTCGAGGCGGTTGAGGCGGCTCACACGGCCGTCGATGGGGACCGCGTGAGCACCGTGTTGAAGATCGACGACAAACGGACGGTCGATCAATCGGCAAGCGAGAAGGTCGAAAGCGTCGAGCGCCATCTGGGACGGGAAGCGTCGAGCGAGCGGTGA